The Deltaproteobacteria bacterium genome window below encodes:
- a CDS encoding response regulator: MGDSTKKLLVVEDDKLVRSFISEGLQDLPLRIVFATNGLEGLKFFETDRPDLILSDVLLPKMTGFELCQAIRKQADGLKLPIILMSAVYKSSQVQNEARQKYGANDFLTKPLNLGLLRDRILFHAGEVDSGVDDEGEEAGGAGLQSEAAGGGYQGTFAETPFAEVIGSIVTEKRTGTLTAIKAKVRKTFGFVHGALTGIQSNLLSEVLGRLLVAEGKITQTQCDDTRLISKQRKKRHGDVLVELGLLTADELQAALNRQHAEKFENCFSWAAGEYSFVPEKPKGPAPAGSTPLQHSFKEAVVRRMAFDSIKKRMVPYANQVVSWADFDSDLAGFVLEYDEAELLRLVDGRRTLRNVLEVAPRPEQMLRLAYGFMVLGYMEFKALPDPDSERLSERVSSEMLPVRPADDRGMAPDIPGVIVASHSVPPPAVPSDTLDVPAAQRVPGKLSELPFFERIAEKFKTLDSDDYFQVLGVTRNAGREEVRTAYVELARIFHPAKLSHDIDQAERAKVAAIYLQITKAYETLYDDDDREDYLKSLNG; this comes from the coding sequence GTGGGCGACTCCACGAAAAAATTGCTTGTCGTCGAGGATGACAAGCTGGTGCGAAGTTTCATATCGGAAGGGCTGCAGGACCTGCCGCTCAGGATCGTTTTTGCCACAAACGGACTGGAAGGGCTCAAGTTTTTTGAGACGGACCGGCCGGACCTGATCCTGTCGGATGTGCTGCTGCCGAAAATGACGGGCTTCGAGCTTTGCCAGGCGATCCGCAAGCAGGCCGATGGTTTGAAGCTGCCGATCATCCTGATGAGCGCGGTGTACAAATCCTCCCAGGTCCAGAACGAGGCCCGGCAGAAATACGGCGCCAATGATTTTCTGACCAAGCCGCTCAACCTGGGGCTGCTGCGGGACCGTATCCTTTTCCACGCAGGAGAGGTTGACTCCGGGGTGGATGATGAAGGGGAAGAGGCCGGAGGCGCGGGATTACAGTCAGAGGCTGCGGGGGGTGGGTATCAGGGAACCTTCGCCGAAACACCGTTCGCCGAAGTGATCGGTTCGATTGTTACCGAAAAGCGCACCGGAACGCTGACAGCCATCAAGGCGAAGGTCAGGAAAACATTTGGTTTCGTCCATGGTGCCCTGACCGGTATCCAGTCGAACCTGCTCAGTGAGGTGCTGGGACGGCTGCTGGTCGCCGAGGGAAAGATCACCCAGACCCAGTGCGACGACACGCGGCTCATTTCCAAGCAGCGGAAGAAGCGCCACGGCGACGTGCTGGTGGAACTGGGGCTTCTGACCGCCGATGAGCTCCAGGCGGCCCTGAACCGGCAGCATGCGGAGAAGTTCGAGAACTGCTTTTCATGGGCGGCCGGCGAATACAGTTTCGTTCCGGAGAAGCCGAAGGGACCTGCGCCTGCGGGCAGCACACCGCTACAGCATTCGTTCAAGGAGGCTGTTGTCCGGCGCATGGCGTTCGACTCGATCAAGAAACGGATGGTGCCTTACGCAAACCAGGTGGTGAGCTGGGCGGATTTTGACAGCGATCTCGCCGGCTTTGTGCTGGAGTATGACGAAGCAGAACTGCTCCGGCTGGTGGATGGGCGCAGGACGCTCCGGAATGTTCTGGAAGTGGCCCCCCGGCCGGAACAGATGCTGCGTCTTGCATACGGGTTCATGGTCCTGGGGTATATGGAGTTCAAGGCGCTTCCGGACCCGGACTCCGAACGGCTGAGCGAACGCGTAAGCAGTGAAATGCTGCCGGTCCGTCCTGCAGACGACCGGGGGATGGCGCCCGACATTCCCGGTGTGATTGTCGCCAGCCATTCGGTCCCGCCGCCCGCTGTTCCGTCGGATACGCTGGATGTCCCGGCCGCACAGCGGGTTCCTGGCAAGCTGTCCGAGCTGCCGTTCTTCGAGCGGATCGCCGAGAAGTTCAAGACGCTGGACTCGGACGACTATTTCCAGGTGCTTGGAGTCACCCGGAATGCAGGCCGGGAAGAAGTGCGGACGGCGTACGTGGAACTGGCGCGGATATTCCACCCGGCCAAACTCAGCCATGATATTGACCAGGCGGAGCGGGCCAAGGTGGCGGCGATTTACCTCCAGATCACCAAGGCGTACGAGACGCTTTACGACGACGATGACCGGGAAGACTATCTGAAGTCCCTGAACGGGTAG
- a CDS encoding HEAT repeat domain-containing protein — MLHPVSWAAVILLVVLGASPAAAQIYRSPSERQQADLRDALKTLETVGQSKEHDESEIQRRRMEEAVARFERAGPDAISLLREALQQGHHNPAYLIVIASLLVLAEGPSGVELSRRALEPVGATLHPDLFVRWLHICLRLEGQDTAAIMNRLLDIPPMDIELAELEGKVHSPALMAFLLASAGEAGLKRTLEIIRKPSLVNDVRWRSLMALMDHYPWVPVARELEKTIPSLKGDRRRTAVWALGKMDDERSVPFLTRMYDQETDRAVRREIVFVLGEMAHPLAMSALTKALGDSDQEIRSTAVASIYAMQMPESGQILAERFLEEKSALVRPDYVKGLLRLKPKGYRELLIQAKRKWPSFAYFIDSVLTEDMESTLAEWPEVYPALTGQVLDPVSWQQLVRELQESDGLTLSANRKTIVLSAALDDVAILEDVLPRLTSNLTLDHYRAFETYQEVHRLIRRKWRKDPRPTFRGKPVWYGSPASAGQDR, encoded by the coding sequence ATGCTTCATCCGGTTTCATGGGCAGCAGTCATACTTCTGGTGGTTCTCGGTGCATCTCCAGCAGCCGCCCAGATTTACCGGTCGCCGAGCGAGCGCCAGCAGGCTGATCTCAGGGATGCGCTGAAGACGCTCGAAACGGTCGGTCAGTCCAAGGAACACGACGAGTCCGAAATCCAGAGGCGGCGGATGGAAGAGGCGGTTGCACGCTTCGAGCGTGCAGGCCCGGACGCCATATCGCTCCTGCGCGAGGCACTCCAGCAGGGCCATCATAACCCGGCATACCTGATCGTCATTGCCTCCCTGCTCGTGCTGGCCGAAGGCCCCTCAGGTGTCGAACTCTCCCGGCGTGCCCTCGAACCCGTGGGGGCGACCCTGCACCCGGATCTGTTTGTCAGATGGCTGCATATCTGTCTGCGTCTGGAGGGGCAGGACACTGCTGCCATCATGAACCGCCTGCTCGATATCCCTCCGATGGATATCGAACTGGCCGAACTGGAAGGCAAGGTTCACAGCCCTGCGCTGATGGCATTTTTGCTCGCTTCGGCGGGGGAGGCTGGCCTGAAACGGACTCTTGAGATCATCCGGAAACCATCTCTGGTGAACGACGTCCGGTGGCGCAGCCTCATGGCGCTCATGGACCACTATCCTTGGGTTCCCGTCGCCCGCGAACTCGAAAAGACCATCCCCTCGCTCAAGGGGGACCGGCGGCGGACGGCGGTCTGGGCGCTCGGAAAAATGGATGACGAGCGATCGGTTCCCTTCCTGACACGGATGTATGACCAGGAAACCGACCGTGCCGTCCGCCGGGAAATCGTCTTCGTGCTGGGTGAAATGGCACACCCGCTGGCTATGTCTGCGCTTACGAAGGCGCTTGGTGACAGCGACCAGGAAATCCGTTCCACTGCCGTGGCCTCGATCTACGCCATGCAAATGCCTGAGAGTGGCCAGATACTTGCCGAACGGTTTCTGGAGGAGAAATCGGCGCTGGTACGGCCCGATTATGTGAAGGGGCTGCTCCGGCTGAAGCCGAAGGGCTACCGCGAGCTGCTCATTCAGGCAAAGCGCAAGTGGCCTTCTTTCGCGTATTTCATAGATTCGGTTCTGACGGAAGACATGGAAAGTACGCTGGCCGAATGGCCGGAGGTCTACCCGGCGCTTACCGGGCAGGTTCTGGATCCCGTTTCATGGCAGCAGCTGGTTCGTGAGCTTCAGGAGTCGGACGGGCTCACCCTGTCTGCAAACCGGAAGACGATCGTGCTGTCGGCTGCTCTGGACGATGTGGCTATTCTCGAGGATGTCCTGCCCCGTCTCACGTCCAACCTGACGCTCGACCACTACCGGGCATTCGAAACCTACCAGGAGGTCCACCGCCTGATCCGGCGCAAGTGGCGCAAGGATCCCCGGCCGACCTTCCGGGGCAAGCCAGTTTGGTATGGTTCCCCGGCTTCGGCTGGACAAGACAGATGA
- a CDS encoding threonylcarbamoyl-AMP synthase yields MPAVRLEIHPVNPQRRFLERAVEILRNDGVIIYPTDTVYGLGCNVHSRKAIERIHRIKKLKPGKPLSFVCADLSHLSEYATVSKPTFRLLKHYLPGPYTFILEASREVPKLLLSRQKTVGIRVPDCKCSRELVKLCDAPIVSSSVDDRTEGLANGQRRMLADPDEIEAQYGNDVDLILDMGPLGGEASTVVSLIGDEPTLLRAGKGKSYWSDSGGWIENGAGDISLRALA; encoded by the coding sequence ATGCCTGCAGTTCGGCTGGAAATTCATCCGGTAAACCCGCAACGGCGCTTTCTGGAACGGGCCGTCGAGATCCTTCGAAACGACGGCGTCATCATCTACCCCACCGATACGGTGTACGGGCTTGGGTGCAACGTCCATTCACGAAAGGCCATCGAACGCATCCACCGGATCAAGAAGCTGAAACCGGGCAAACCGCTCTCATTCGTCTGCGCGGACCTGTCACATCTTTCCGAATACGCGACGGTTTCAAAGCCTACATTCCGCCTGCTCAAGCACTATCTCCCCGGACCCTATACGTTCATTCTGGAAGCGTCCCGGGAAGTCCCCAAGCTGCTCCTTTCCAGGCAGAAAACGGTCGGCATCCGGGTGCCGGACTGCAAGTGCTCAAGGGAACTGGTCAAGCTGTGCGATGCGCCGATCGTCTCGTCGTCAGTTGATGACCGCACCGAAGGGCTCGCCAACGGGCAGCGGCGAATGCTGGCCGATCCGGACGAAATCGAAGCCCAGTACGGCAATGATGTGGACCTGATCCTGGACATGGGACCGCTGGGCGGCGAGGCGTCCACGGTTGTCTCCCTGATCGGCGACGAGCCGACCCTGCTGCGTGCAGGCAAGGGGAAAAGCTACTGGTCGGATTCCGGTGGCTGGATCGAAAACGGCGCCGGCGACATTTCGCTGCGCGCACTGGCCTGA
- a CDS encoding enoyl-CoA hydratase/isomerase family protein: MPPLAQAADDAVVYETDGPVATIRLNRPAQLNPLGPAQFPPILEGIRKATDDPAIRVLVVTGAGKAFSAGGDVKTMEARLSQPVPGRWNYLTEISGVASSLTACPKPVVAVIRGACVGAGLSIAAACDIRLASTTAKFGAVFTKIGLASDLGLSFLLPKLVGHAKALEMYYTGELVMAEEAKAIGLVNRLVPDEKLDEEAASFVEKLASGPTGSLSMVKRQVYLALESSMRAVLELEAAHQTIATYGEDAREGIRAINEKRPPGFKGK; the protein is encoded by the coding sequence ATGCCTCCCCTTGCACAGGCAGCCGATGATGCGGTGGTTTACGAGACAGACGGGCCGGTGGCTACAATCCGGCTGAACCGGCCCGCGCAGCTGAACCCGCTCGGACCGGCGCAGTTCCCGCCGATCCTGGAAGGTATCCGCAAGGCCACGGATGACCCGGCCATCCGGGTGCTCGTGGTGACTGGCGCGGGAAAAGCGTTTTCAGCGGGCGGCGACGTCAAGACCATGGAGGCGCGGCTTTCGCAGCCTGTCCCCGGACGATGGAACTACCTCACGGAGATCAGCGGGGTCGCCTCCAGCCTCACTGCCTGCCCGAAGCCCGTGGTCGCGGTGATCCGGGGAGCATGCGTCGGAGCCGGCCTCAGCATCGCCGCCGCCTGCGACATCCGGCTTGCCAGCACGACCGCAAAATTCGGGGCGGTGTTTACGAAGATCGGCCTTGCATCGGACCTGGGTCTTTCGTTTCTTCTTCCGAAACTTGTCGGCCATGCGAAGGCGCTGGAGATGTACTATACCGGCGAGCTGGTCATGGCAGAGGAGGCGAAGGCGATTGGTCTTGTGAACCGCCTTGTCCCCGATGAGAAGCTCGACGAGGAAGCGGCCTCTTTTGTAGAAAAGCTCGCTTCGGGTCCAACCGGTTCCCTGTCGATGGTGAAGCGGCAGGTCTACCTCGCGCTGGAAAGCTCCATGCGGGCCGTTCTGGAACTGGAAGCCGCCCACCAGACAATCGCCACCTACGGCGAGGACGCCCGTGAGGGGATCCGCGCCATCAACGAAAAGCGTCCTCCCGGATTCAAGGGCAAGTAG
- a CDS encoding acyl-CoA dehydrogenase family protein has product MHYELSDDMQMLRDTTRKFVQKELMPHTMRIEETRSIPPELIQRLRELGYFGIMVPEEFGGQNLGTLAYMLIQEQFAFAHNCFNLLISGSNGIGGMGVVYEGSDYLKKKYLPRLASGEVIAAFAITEPAAGSDAAAIETLAVKDGKHWVLNGRKHFITRADIAGFFTIIALTDRNKRAKGGITAFAIERDTPGMSITRHMASMGSDVVRQCEIVFENCRVPEENVIGQVGGGFRLGLRVLAAGRLSIAARSLGAMQRAQELTVAYAKQRIQFGEPIATKQAVQFMLADNEVDIATLREFLYATAWRKDQGQNVDTEASMCKLYGTEALWRVVDRCVQIHGGMGYMKECEIEHIFREARGLRIYEGTSEIQRHIIAKSLLKD; this is encoded by the coding sequence ATGCACTACGAACTGTCCGACGACATGCAGATGCTCCGCGACACGACCCGAAAGTTTGTTCAGAAGGAGCTCATGCCGCACACGATGCGGATCGAGGAAACCAGGAGTATTCCCCCGGAACTGATCCAGCGGCTTCGCGAACTGGGATATTTCGGTATTATGGTTCCCGAGGAGTTCGGCGGACAGAATCTGGGAACACTCGCCTACATGCTGATCCAGGAGCAGTTCGCCTTCGCCCATAACTGTTTCAACCTGCTGATTTCCGGCAGCAACGGGATAGGCGGAATGGGGGTGGTCTATGAAGGATCGGACTACCTGAAGAAGAAGTACCTGCCACGGCTGGCGAGTGGCGAGGTGATCGCGGCCTTTGCCATCACCGAGCCAGCGGCGGGAAGCGACGCCGCCGCCATCGAGACACTTGCGGTTAAGGACGGCAAGCACTGGGTTCTGAATGGCCGCAAGCACTTCATCACCCGTGCCGATATCGCCGGATTTTTCACCATCATCGCGCTGACTGACCGTAACAAGCGCGCCAAGGGCGGCATTACGGCCTTCGCCATCGAACGCGACACGCCGGGAATGAGCATCACGCGCCACATGGCGAGCATGGGTTCGGATGTGGTGCGCCAGTGCGAGATCGTGTTCGAGAACTGCCGGGTGCCTGAGGAAAACGTCATCGGCCAGGTGGGCGGCGGTTTCCGGCTCGGCCTCAGGGTGCTGGCTGCCGGCCGCCTCTCCATCGCGGCCAGGTCGCTTGGGGCCATGCAGCGGGCGCAGGAACTGACCGTGGCCTACGCGAAACAGCGCATCCAGTTCGGCGAGCCGATCGCCACGAAGCAGGCCGTCCAGTTCATGCTGGCTGACAACGAGGTGGATATCGCCACGCTCCGGGAGTTCCTCTACGCCACGGCCTGGCGGAAGGATCAGGGCCAGAACGTCGATACGGAAGCCTCGATGTGCAAGCTTTACGGCACGGAGGCGCTCTGGCGCGTCGTGGACCGGTGCGTCCAGATTCATGGTGGCATGGGCTACATGAAGGAATGCGAGATCGAGCACATTTTCCGCGAAGCCCGCGGTCTTCGCATCTATGAAGGGACCAGCGAGATCCAGCGTCATATTATCGCCAAGTCCCTGCTGAAGGACTGA
- a CDS encoding MBL fold metallo-hydrolase: MPADIQCIHHGEGNAGPFEVWRLRIGPDTNVHLVRGKDGEGALVDAGPEGDETAAAILALLKAASVAPEALHKLVITHGHPQHAGGIGVLKARFPELAVYTSRYDAKWLPSVQKAVDSEIRQLRSQLLRWGVPGGGKGGVDEALDDYRRRRTMADLPGPAVHAVNGGDVLDLAGVPFRVEEAPGHHPGAIVLVHDDGGEVFAGDNVGVDVFPAPLLAASANGSHVAAGPQLVDGLERLKEFGPKVVFPGHGGTISNPDGALDEEIHHFRGSAQRLMSRLIDEELTPWEIAGKPGPDRLISSLAVAFCYVDLLLREAAIDCRMVKGVDRYYVPM, translated from the coding sequence ATGCCGGCGGATATCCAGTGTATCCATCATGGGGAGGGGAATGCGGGGCCATTCGAGGTCTGGAGGCTCCGCATTGGCCCGGATACCAATGTCCATCTTGTCCGCGGGAAGGACGGCGAAGGCGCGCTCGTGGACGCCGGGCCTGAAGGGGATGAGACGGCCGCCGCAATACTGGCGCTGCTCAAGGCGGCCTCTGTGGCGCCGGAAGCCCTGCATAAGCTGGTGATCACGCATGGACATCCGCAGCATGCGGGGGGCATTGGCGTGCTGAAGGCCCGGTTCCCGGAACTTGCCGTTTATACAAGCCGGTACGATGCGAAATGGCTGCCTTCCGTGCAGAAGGCGGTGGATAGCGAGATTCGCCAGCTCCGGTCGCAACTGCTCAGGTGGGGAGTCCCCGGCGGTGGCAAGGGAGGAGTCGACGAAGCACTGGATGACTACCGTCGCCGCCGTACGATGGCTGATCTGCCCGGACCGGCAGTTCACGCGGTCAATGGCGGTGACGTGCTGGACCTTGCGGGTGTTCCGTTCCGTGTGGAAGAGGCGCCGGGACACCATCCCGGTGCGATCGTGCTCGTTCACGACGATGGTGGCGAGGTATTCGCCGGAGACAATGTAGGCGTGGACGTATTCCCGGCTCCGCTGCTGGCTGCAAGTGCGAACGGCTCCCATGTGGCCGCCGGCCCGCAACTGGTGGACGGTCTGGAGCGGCTCAAGGAGTTCGGTCCAAAGGTGGTATTCCCCGGCCATGGTGGGACCATATCGAACCCGGACGGGGCACTGGACGAGGAAATCCATCATTTTCGCGGCAGTGCCCAGCGCCTCATGTCCCGGCTGATCGACGAGGAACTGACCCCGTGGGAAATCGCGGGGAAACCGGGACCGGACCGGCTGATTTCCTCCCTGGCAGTGGCGTTCTGCTATGTTGACCTTCTGCTCCGCGAAGCCGCCATCGACTGCAGGATGGTCAAGGGCGTGGACCGGTACTACGTTCCGATGTAA
- a CDS encoding DsbA family protein: protein MLKLRGVLGCLASAAVLSSAGCTQSASEKKEDTASRARPSAAAAKPVAREAVAPGEGGVFSVLRPAAANAQEPGKDSSWTENAPVNVPAEVIGKMVTALEDRISRPGITIQIQNFRRSSAKGVLVGEAVLGARGQTITKPVYASEDGRWVTIGGMYKLDQVSKSEMPGFKILSFRALTPDEDEEEGGRELMVTDDGQFATFGVWTDTQSDPRAERMKMVTLEGASKQGAKNGKVVIVEFSDFQCPFCDRAAKTMRQEVYPAYKDKVTFYFKHLPLPFHKWADEASIASLCVQRDAGDEKFWKLYNYYFDNQKSLSEGNLKDKTYNFVKTLGINEQKFKKCFENRETQKQLDQDMAEASALGITGTPGFLVNGKKLSGAQPFSAFKAEIDAILASR from the coding sequence ATGTTGAAGTTACGAGGGGTCCTCGGTTGTCTCGCATCTGCGGCCGTCCTGTCGTCCGCCGGATGTACGCAGTCTGCCAGCGAAAAGAAGGAAGATACCGCCAGCCGGGCCCGTCCGTCTGCAGCGGCCGCGAAACCGGTGGCCCGGGAGGCGGTGGCTCCGGGAGAAGGCGGCGTATTCAGCGTGCTTCGTCCCGCAGCAGCCAACGCCCAGGAGCCGGGCAAGGATTCTTCATGGACAGAGAATGCGCCGGTAAATGTTCCGGCCGAAGTGATCGGCAAGATGGTAACCGCCCTGGAGGACCGGATCTCCCGGCCCGGAATCACCATCCAGATCCAGAATTTCCGCAGGTCGTCGGCAAAAGGTGTTCTTGTGGGCGAGGCGGTGCTCGGCGCCCGTGGGCAGACGATCACCAAGCCGGTTTACGCCTCGGAAGACGGACGCTGGGTGACCATCGGAGGAATGTACAAGCTGGACCAGGTGAGCAAGTCGGAGATGCCGGGGTTCAAGATCCTGTCGTTCCGGGCGCTGACCCCGGATGAAGACGAGGAAGAAGGCGGCCGCGAGCTGATGGTGACCGATGACGGACAGTTCGCCACCTTCGGAGTCTGGACCGACACACAGTCCGATCCCAGGGCCGAGCGGATGAAGATGGTCACTCTGGAGGGTGCATCGAAGCAGGGCGCGAAAAACGGGAAGGTGGTGATCGTCGAGTTCTCGGACTTCCAGTGTCCGTTCTGCGACCGTGCCGCCAAGACCATGCGGCAGGAGGTTTATCCTGCCTACAAGGACAAGGTGACATTCTACTTCAAGCACCTGCCCCTGCCGTTTCACAAGTGGGCCGATGAAGCCTCGATTGCATCGCTGTGCGTGCAGCGTGACGCCGGCGACGAAAAGTTCTGGAAGCTGTACAACTATTACTTCGACAACCAGAAGTCGCTCAGTGAGGGAAATCTCAAGGACAAGACCTACAATTTCGTGAAGACTCTCGGCATCAACGAGCAGAAGTTCAAGAAGTGCTTTGAGAACCGGGAGACTCAGAAGCAGCTCGATCAGGACATGGCGGAGGCAAGCGCCCTCGGCATCACTGGCACTCCGGGGTTCCTCGTGAATGGCAAGAAGCTGTCCGGGGCGCAGCCTTTCTCCGCCTTCAAGGCGGAAATCGACGCGATTCTGGCTTCCCGGTAG
- the hpnR gene encoding hopanoid C-3 methylase HpnR: MKVLCCHPSGLMYTEIYLRLEPLGVELAAAAARQAGHDVRLMDLQAETHKDYFKTLDDFRPDAVCFGVNYLANIPEIIDLAKATREKFPEIFFFIGGHSASFTAEEILEHAAGAIDCVVKGEGEEIIPLLLLAAANDRKKLHTLPGVVTSEGEGPPPRIIEDLDKVVPAHDLLQKRRKYFIGVLDPAASIEFTRGCPWDCSFCSAWTFYGRTYRRRTPESIADELQRLKEPGIFIVDDVAFIQPEHGYAIGKEIEKRGIKKQFYLETRGDVLLRNKDVFHYWKTLGLQYMFLGLEAIDADGLKQFRKRINITRNFEALEFARSLGIMVAVNIIADPDWDEKRFEVIREWALSIPEIVNVSVNTPYPGTETFVTDSRQFASRDYRLFDIQHAVLPTKMPLEKFYGELVKTQQILNMKHLGWRALKDTAIIAAKHLASGQTNFVKMLWKFNSVYNPERQLSDHRRPVKYEMRLPKVLPEGQRPSRDQLYILQPDAAKQIEVPA; the protein is encoded by the coding sequence ATGAAGGTTCTTTGTTGCCATCCGAGCGGCCTGATGTACACCGAGATCTATCTGCGGCTCGAACCGCTCGGCGTCGAACTGGCGGCGGCCGCTGCCCGGCAGGCCGGTCACGACGTCCGGCTCATGGACCTGCAGGCCGAAACCCACAAGGACTATTTCAAGACGCTGGATGACTTCCGCCCCGATGCCGTCTGTTTCGGCGTCAACTACCTGGCGAACATTCCGGAAATCATCGATCTGGCCAAGGCCACACGGGAAAAGTTTCCGGAGATCTTCTTCTTCATTGGCGGGCATTCGGCGTCGTTCACCGCCGAGGAGATCCTTGAACATGCCGCCGGGGCAATCGACTGCGTGGTGAAGGGCGAAGGCGAGGAGATCATCCCCCTTCTGCTGCTCGCTGCCGCGAATGACCGGAAGAAGCTTCACACCCTGCCCGGCGTCGTGACCAGCGAAGGCGAGGGACCACCCCCGAGAATCATCGAGGATCTGGACAAGGTCGTCCCGGCGCACGACCTTCTTCAAAAGCGGCGCAAGTATTTCATCGGAGTGCTCGACCCGGCCGCTTCCATCGAGTTCACCCGTGGCTGCCCGTGGGACTGCTCGTTCTGCAGCGCCTGGACATTCTATGGCCGGACCTACCGCCGCCGGACCCCGGAGAGCATCGCCGACGAGCTGCAGCGCCTGAAGGAACCTGGCATCTTCATCGTGGACGATGTCGCTTTTATCCAGCCCGAACACGGCTATGCCATCGGCAAGGAAATCGAAAAGCGCGGTATCAAGAAGCAGTTCTATCTGGAAACCCGGGGCGACGTGCTGCTCCGCAACAAGGACGTGTTCCATTACTGGAAGACCCTGGGCCTCCAGTACATGTTCCTGGGGCTCGAGGCGATCGACGCCGACGGGCTCAAGCAGTTCCGGAAGCGGATCAACATCACGCGAAACTTCGAGGCGCTCGAATTCGCCCGCTCGCTCGGCATCATGGTCGCCGTGAACATCATCGCCGACCCGGACTGGGACGAAAAACGGTTCGAGGTCATCCGCGAGTGGGCCTTGTCGATCCCCGAAATCGTCAATGTCAGCGTCAATACGCCCTATCCCGGAACCGAGACATTCGTGACCGACTCCCGCCAGTTCGCCAGCCGCGACTACCGGCTGTTCGATATCCAGCACGCGGTGCTCCCGACCAAGATGCCGCTGGAGAAGTTCTATGGGGAACTGGTGAAAACCCAGCAGATACTGAACATGAAGCATCTGGGCTGGCGGGCCCTCAAGGATACGGCCATCATTGCCGCCAAGCACCTCGCAAGCGGGCAGACGAATTTCGTCAAGATGCTGTGGAAGTTTAACAGTGTCTACAATCCCGAGCGGCAGCTCTCCGACCACCGCAGGCCCGTCAAGTATGAAATGCGGCTGCCCAAGGTGCTGCCGGAAGGCCAGCGGCCGAGCCGGGACCAGCTCTACATCCTTCAGCCGGATGCCGCCAAGCAGATCGAAGTGCCGGCCTGA
- a CDS encoding cytochrome c biogenesis protein CcdA, protein MQHVTIFAAFLAGVVSFLSPCVLPIVPGYLSFISGVSMDDLRGTAGHENALAEGAGQRVALASLFFVLGFSTIFVLLGATASAIGSVLFQNQPWLGRAGGVVVIVFALHMMGVIKIPLLYREARIHTTHRPASLAGAYLLGLAFAFGWTPCIGPVLAAILLMAERQETLSQGVGLLVIYSAGLGIPFLMSGLLIRPALKAMSRAKLHMRKVEIVSGCILLLVGMLLVTDNLTVLAGYLSFLNSWQL, encoded by the coding sequence ATCCAGCATGTGACCATCTTTGCCGCCTTTCTGGCGGGGGTGGTGAGTTTTCTGTCTCCTTGTGTGCTTCCGATCGTTCCCGGCTACCTGTCGTTTATTTCCGGTGTGTCCATGGACGATCTGCGAGGCACAGCCGGGCACGAGAACGCCCTGGCCGAAGGAGCCGGGCAGCGGGTGGCCCTGGCCAGCCTGTTCTTTGTACTCGGGTTTTCAACAATTTTTGTCCTGCTGGGGGCGACCGCCAGTGCCATCGGCTCTGTGCTGTTCCAGAACCAGCCGTGGCTGGGGCGAGCCGGCGGGGTGGTGGTGATCGTCTTTGCCCTGCACATGATGGGTGTTATCAAGATTCCGCTGCTGTACCGGGAGGCGCGTATTCACACGACGCACCGGCCGGCCAGCCTTGCCGGGGCCTATCTGCTGGGGCTGGCGTTCGCCTTTGGCTGGACGCCCTGCATTGGGCCGGTGCTGGCGGCAATCCTGCTGATGGCGGAACGGCAGGAGACATTGTCGCAGGGTGTGGGCCTGCTGGTCATCTACTCGGCCGGCTTGGGAATACCGTTTCTCATGTCCGGGCTTCTGATCCGGCCGGCCCTCAAGGCGATGAGCCGTGCCAAGCTTCACATGCGCAAGGTGGAGATAGTCTCCGGCTGCATCCTTTTGCTGGTGGGTATGCTATTGGTGACCGACAATCTGACAGTTCTGGCTGGATACCTGTCTTTCCTGAACAGTTGGCAGTTATAG